A genomic region of Dermacentor andersoni chromosome 9, qqDerAnde1_hic_scaffold, whole genome shotgun sequence contains the following coding sequences:
- the LOC140213153 gene encoding uncharacterized protein isoform X1, with product MKSSMGFKLRCNFWIRGTFGRHTVPDSSMAAILLSGALGILLVYTARVVIESVLRYVIYISWTTIYGASWTLEKAKGDLLQHDTSSIQVVFIDPCWRPLVVLVLCMFTIGVICGWIIRGYSATCSQITINNIFQQGEAGYICIRQAPVQAPQAQPPRRRNSGERRQIIGG from the exons atgaagtcaagcatgggcttcaaattaagatgcaATTTCTGGATACGGGG GACCTTTGGACGCCACACCGTTCCAGACTCGAGCATGGCGGCCATCCTCTTAAGTGGCGCTTTGGGGATCCTCCTTGTCTACACGGCGCGCGTTGTCATCGAAAGTGTGCTGCGATATGTG ATCTACATCTCATGGACAACAATTTACGGTGCATCTTGGACACTAGAGAAGGCCAAGGGTGACCTACTGCAGCACGACACGAGTTCCATACAGGTGGTGTTTATTG acccatgcTGGAGGCCACTTGTCGTGTTGGTGCTCTGCATGTTCACCATAGGTGTTATCTGTGGCTGGATCATCCGGGGCTACAGCGCAACCTGTTCGCAGATAACGATAAACAACATCTTCCAGCAAGGTGAAGCCGGCTACATCTGCATACGCCAAGCTCCAGTGCAGGCTCCACAAGCACAG CCCCCTAGAAGACGGAATAGCGGAGAGAGAAGACAAATCATAGGCGGGTGA
- the LOC140213153 gene encoding uncharacterized protein isoform X2: MQFLDTGVSGTFGRHTVPDSSMAAILLSGALGILLVYTARVVIESVLRYVIYISWTTIYGASWTLEKAKGDLLQHDTSSIQVVFIDPCWRPLVVLVLCMFTIGVICGWIIRGYSATCSQITINNIFQQGEAGYICIRQAPVQAPQAQPPRRRNSGERRQIIGG, encoded by the exons atgcaATTTCTGGATACGGGGGTTAGTGG GACCTTTGGACGCCACACCGTTCCAGACTCGAGCATGGCGGCCATCCTCTTAAGTGGCGCTTTGGGGATCCTCCTTGTCTACACGGCGCGCGTTGTCATCGAAAGTGTGCTGCGATATGTG ATCTACATCTCATGGACAACAATTTACGGTGCATCTTGGACACTAGAGAAGGCCAAGGGTGACCTACTGCAGCACGACACGAGTTCCATACAGGTGGTGTTTATTG acccatgcTGGAGGCCACTTGTCGTGTTGGTGCTCTGCATGTTCACCATAGGTGTTATCTGTGGCTGGATCATCCGGGGCTACAGCGCAACCTGTTCGCAGATAACGATAAACAACATCTTCCAGCAAGGTGAAGCCGGCTACATCTGCATACGCCAAGCTCCAGTGCAGGCTCCACAAGCACAG CCCCCTAGAAGACGGAATAGCGGAGAGAGAAGACAAATCATAGGCGGGTGA
- the LOC140213153 gene encoding uncharacterized protein isoform X3 — protein MAAILLSGALGILLVYTARVVIESVLRYVIYISWTTIYGASWTLEKAKGDLLQHDTSSIQVVFIDPCWRPLVVLVLCMFTIGVICGWIIRGYSATCSQITINNIFQQGEAGYICIRQAPVQAPQAQPPRRRNSGERRQIIGG, from the exons ATGGCGGCCATCCTCTTAAGTGGCGCTTTGGGGATCCTCCTTGTCTACACGGCGCGCGTTGTCATCGAAAGTGTGCTGCGATATGTG ATCTACATCTCATGGACAACAATTTACGGTGCATCTTGGACACTAGAGAAGGCCAAGGGTGACCTACTGCAGCACGACACGAGTTCCATACAGGTGGTGTTTATTG acccatgcTGGAGGCCACTTGTCGTGTTGGTGCTCTGCATGTTCACCATAGGTGTTATCTGTGGCTGGATCATCCGGGGCTACAGCGCAACCTGTTCGCAGATAACGATAAACAACATCTTCCAGCAAGGTGAAGCCGGCTACATCTGCATACGCCAAGCTCCAGTGCAGGCTCCACAAGCACAG CCCCCTAGAAGACGGAATAGCGGAGAGAGAAGACAAATCATAGGCGGGTGA